One Drosophila willistoni isolate 14030-0811.24 chromosome 2R unlocalized genomic scaffold, UCI_dwil_1.1 Seg167, whole genome shotgun sequence DNA segment encodes these proteins:
- the LOC6644148 gene encoding ubiquitin carboxyl-terminal hydrolase 14-like: MPTYTVKVKWARELYHDVVVNTDERPILFKAQLFALTGVHPERQKIMWKGGILKDDEWNLQLKDDIVVLLLGSREEVPEVPITPIKFIEDMNESEAATVFPAGLTNLGNTCYMNATVQCLRAVPELCAALSNFSHDEPDSNSTAFSIASAMKVVFAQMEKGGTITPIILLQALHRASPQFAQTGNNGTYRQQDANECWSEILKMLQQKLRPIIEGSSEDLVKKKHTSFIEQFFGGTFDVTMSSNEVSDEPASVTTENFLQLSCFISMEVKYMQSGLKSKMKEQLVKYSETLGREAHYIRTYLVSRLPAYLTVQFVRFQYKGKKGINAKVLKDIKFPIDFDAFELCTPELQNKLCLMRSKFDDYDNKQTEIDFSLMESKVNEEKNYEQFWFDDDLGSNNSAYYTLQAVLTHKGRSSSSGHYVAWVRSCEDVWFKFDDDDVTSVTTDEILRLSGGGDWHCAYVLLYGPKRLQKI; this comes from the coding sequence ATGCCGACGTATACAGTGAAAGTAAAATGGGCACGGGAACTGTACCatgatgttgttgttaataCGGATGAAAGGCCAATACTATTTAAAGCGCAACTTTTTGCTCTTACTGGTGTTCATCCAGAACGTCAGAAGATTATGTGGAAAGGTGGCATACTAAAAGATGATGAATGGAATTTGCAACTGAAGGATGATATTGTAGTTCTGCTATTAGGCAGCAGAGAAGAAGTTCCGGAGGTTCCCATAACGCCAATTAAATTTATCGAAGACATGAACGAATCTGAAGCAGCAACAGTGTTTCCGGCAGGGTTAACGAACTTAGGGAATACGTGCTACATGAACGCTACTGTTCAATGTCTAAGAGCAGTACCTGAGCTCTGCGCAGCCCTAAGTAATTTTAGCCATGATGAACCTGATAGTAACTCGACTGCTTTTTCGATTGCGTCCGCCATGAAAGTTGTATTTGCTCAAATGGAAAAAGGTGGAACAATCACTCCGATTATTTTACTTCAAGCTTTGCATCGAGCATCGCCACAATTTGCACAGACTGGTAATAACGGTACTTATAGACAACAGGATGCTAATGAGTGTTGGTCTGAGATTCTTAAAATGTTACAACAAAAACTTCGGCCCATAATTGAAGGGTCATCAGAAGAtcttgttaaaaaaaaacatacctCTTTTATTGAACAATTCTTCGGTGGAACATTTGATGTTACGATGAGTTCAAATGAGGTCTCTGATGAACCAGCTTCTGTGACAACCGAAAACTTTTTGCAACTTagttgttttatttccatgGAAGTCAAGTATATGCAAAGTGGCCTAAAATCGAAAATGAAAGAGCAGTTAGTGAAGTACTCTGAGACGTTGGGGCGAGAAGCACATTACATCAGAACGTATTTAGTAAGTCGGCTTCCAGCCTATCTAACCGTTCAATTTGTGCGATTTCAATATAAGGGAAAGAAAGGTATAAATGCTAAAGTActaaaagatataaaatttcCAATTGATTTTGACGCATTTGAATTGTGTACTCCCGAGTTACAAAACAAGCTTTGTCTGATGCGCTCCAAGTTTGACGACTATGATAACAAACAGACGGAGATTGATTTTAGTCTAATGGAATCAAAAGTTAATGAAGAAAAGAACTATGAACAATTTTGGTTTGACGATGACTTGGGAAGCAACAACTCTGCTTACTACACTTTACAAGCAGTTTTAACTCACAAAGGGCGATCTAGTTCCTCTGGTCATTACGTGGCATGGGTTCGTTCCTGTGAAGATGTTTGGTTTAAattcgacgacgacgatgttACTTCCGTGACTACAGATGAAATTTTACGTCTTTCTGGAGGAGGAGACTGGCATTGTGCATATGTTTTGCTTTATGGACCTAAACGTTTGCAAAAGATTTAg